From Amycolatopsis sp. cg9, one genomic window encodes:
- a CDS encoding UPF0182 family protein: MATRPPVSLPKLSRRSRILLIIAAVIVLALLLGARLLDTYVDWLWFGEVGARSVFTTQVVTRIILFFAVGLLVGGALATSLMIAYRTRPVFVPISGADDPLARYRSAIVARIRLFGIGIPVLTGLIAGLSAQGDWQVVQLFLNGTSFGQTDPEFGNDVGFYAFDLPFYNWLLGWLFITVVISFFGALISHYVFGGIRLAGKGGQLAGPTRAQLAITVGLFVLLKAAEYFFDRYNLLLSDRGAPLFIGATYTDLNAVLPAKLILLCISVICAVAFFAGAFLRNLQLPAIALVLLILSSILVGVAWPAILDQFSVKPNANEKEATSIQRNMDATRRAFGLTDIEYQPYTGASTATADQLKADTGTMSNIRLLDPNVLSDTFTQRVGRENFYGFPAKLDIDRYTVGGVSQDYIVAAKEIKTEGLTGNQTSWINKHLVYTHGNGFVAAPANTIDRAVKDANSDGGYPVATTSDTQNPSGAGSPGPNQPGIEVKQPRIYYGELSAADSDYAIVGGTSGNAPGEYDTATDRYTYNGSGGVSIDNWFNRLAFAAEYGERNILFSDAIGDNSKIMYNRDPRERVSKVAPWLTLDGDPYPAVVDGKIQWIIDGYTTLNNFPYAQQTQLGAATNDSLNGVARQANSSINYIRNSVKATVDAFNGTVTLYSIDDKEPVLNAWEKVFPGLVKPSSEISPDLRAHFRYPEDLFKVQRELLSRYHVSNPQEFYSQQAFWSVPQDPTAEGASNPTAAGAANQPGYYVLADTPGQSKPTFQLTSSLTGLQRQYLASWMSVSSDPGDYGKIRVLQLPSAATGATQVDGPVQVQNRFQSDPRVAQDRTLFNNPNVTPIYGNLITLPVAQGFLYVEPVYIRQRNQTSYPQLARVLVSYGPKVGYGATLQEALDQVFGAGTGEATTTPPQAGQPTTTPPTTPSTTPTTPPNSGGGNAALDKAVTDIQAAIAKLKAAQQSGNFADQGAALAALDAAARAYEAAKSATPSSSTPPPSSQPGG; encoded by the coding sequence GTGGCGACTCGGCCCCCGGTGAGCCTGCCGAAGCTGTCCCGGCGGAGCCGGATCCTCCTCATCATCGCCGCGGTGATCGTGCTGGCGCTGCTGCTCGGGGCCCGCCTCCTCGACACGTACGTCGATTGGCTGTGGTTCGGCGAAGTCGGCGCGCGGTCGGTGTTCACCACCCAGGTGGTGACCCGGATCATCTTGTTCTTCGCCGTCGGCCTGCTCGTCGGCGGGGCGCTCGCGACCAGCCTGATGATCGCCTACCGGACCCGCCCGGTGTTCGTCCCGATCTCGGGCGCCGACGACCCGCTCGCGCGCTACCGCTCGGCGATCGTCGCCCGCATCCGGCTCTTCGGCATCGGCATCCCGGTGCTGACCGGGCTGATCGCCGGGCTGTCCGCCCAGGGCGACTGGCAGGTCGTGCAGCTGTTCCTCAACGGCACCTCGTTCGGCCAGACCGACCCCGAGTTCGGCAACGACGTCGGCTTCTACGCCTTCGACCTCCCGTTCTACAACTGGCTGCTCGGCTGGCTGTTCATCACCGTCGTCATCTCCTTCTTCGGCGCGCTGATCTCGCACTACGTCTTCGGCGGCATCCGGCTGGCCGGCAAGGGCGGCCAGCTGGCCGGCCCGACCCGCGCGCAGCTCGCCATCACCGTCGGCCTGTTCGTGCTGCTGAAGGCGGCCGAGTACTTCTTCGACCGCTACAACCTGCTGCTGTCCGACCGCGGCGCCCCGCTGTTCATCGGTGCCACCTACACCGACCTGAACGCGGTCCTGCCCGCGAAGCTGATCCTGCTGTGCATTTCGGTGATCTGCGCGGTCGCGTTCTTCGCCGGCGCGTTCCTGCGCAACCTGCAGCTCCCGGCGATCGCGCTGGTGCTGCTCATCCTGTCCAGCATCCTGGTCGGCGTCGCATGGCCCGCGATCCTCGACCAGTTCTCGGTCAAGCCGAACGCGAACGAGAAGGAAGCGACGTCCATCCAGCGCAACATGGACGCCACCCGCCGCGCCTTCGGCCTCACCGACATCGAGTACCAGCCGTACACCGGCGCCTCCACCGCGACGGCGGACCAGCTGAAGGCCGACACCGGGACGATGTCGAACATCCGGCTGCTCGACCCGAACGTCCTGTCCGACACCTTCACCCAGCGCGTCGGCCGCGAGAACTTCTACGGCTTCCCGGCGAAGCTGGACATCGACCGCTACACCGTCGGCGGCGTGTCGCAGGACTACATCGTCGCGGCGAAGGAGATCAAGACCGAGGGCCTGACCGGCAACCAGACCAGCTGGATCAACAAGCACCTCGTCTACACCCACGGCAACGGCTTCGTCGCCGCGCCGGCCAACACGATCGACCGCGCGGTCAAGGACGCCAACTCCGACGGCGGCTACCCGGTCGCCACGACGAGCGACACCCAGAACCCGAGCGGCGCCGGTTCGCCCGGCCCGAACCAGCCGGGCATCGAGGTCAAGCAGCCCCGCATCTACTACGGCGAGCTGTCGGCCGCGGACTCCGACTACGCGATCGTCGGCGGTACGTCCGGCAACGCGCCCGGCGAGTACGACACCGCGACCGACCGCTACACCTACAACGGCAGCGGCGGCGTCTCGATCGACAACTGGTTCAACCGCCTGGCCTTCGCGGCCGAGTACGGCGAACGCAACATCCTGTTCTCCGACGCCATCGGCGACAACTCGAAGATCATGTACAACCGCGACCCGCGCGAGCGCGTCAGCAAGGTCGCGCCGTGGCTGACCCTCGACGGCGACCCGTACCCGGCCGTCGTCGACGGCAAGATCCAGTGGATCATCGACGGCTACACCACGCTCAACAACTTCCCGTACGCCCAGCAGACCCAGCTCGGCGCGGCCACCAACGACTCCCTCAACGGCGTCGCCCGGCAGGCCAACAGCTCCATCAACTACATCCGCAACTCGGTCAAGGCCACCGTCGACGCCTTCAACGGCACCGTGACGCTGTACTCGATCGACGACAAGGAACCGGTCCTCAACGCCTGGGAAAAGGTCTTCCCCGGGCTCGTGAAGCCCAGCTCCGAGATCTCCCCGGACCTGCGTGCCCACTTCCGGTACCCGGAAGACCTCTTCAAGGTCCAGCGCGAGCTGCTGTCGCGCTACCACGTCAGCAACCCGCAGGAGTTCTACTCGCAGCAGGCCTTCTGGAGCGTCCCGCAGGACCCGACGGCCGAAGGCGCGAGCAACCCGACGGCGGCCGGCGCCGCGAACCAGCCGGGTTACTACGTCCTCGCGGACACCCCGGGCCAGAGCAAGCCGACGTTCCAGCTGACGAGCTCGCTGACCGGTCTGCAACGGCAGTACCTCGCGTCCTGGATGTCGGTGTCCTCCGATCCCGGTGACTACGGGAAGATCCGCGTCCTCCAGCTACCGAGCGCGGCCACCGGGGCCACCCAGGTCGACGGCCCGGTCCAGGTGCAGAACCGGTTCCAGAGCGATCCACGGGTGGCGCAGGACCGGACGCTGTTCAACAACCCGAACGTCACCCCGATCTACGGCAACCTGATCACGCTGCCGGTCGCGCAGGGCTTCCTCTACGTCGAGCCCGTCTACATCCGGCAGCGCAACCAGACCAGCTACCCGCAGCTGGCCCGCGTCCTCGTCTCGTACGGGCCGAAGGTCGGCTACGGCGCGACGCTGCAGGAAGCCCTCGACCAGGTCTTCGGAGCCGGCACCGGCGAAGCCACCACCACGCCACCGCAGGCCGGCCAGCCCACGACCACGCCGCCGACCACCCCGTCCACGACACCGACCACCCCGCCGAACAGCGGCGGCGGCAACGCGGCCTTGGACAAGGCGGTCACCGACATCCAGGCGGCGATCGCGAAGCTGAAGGCAGCCCAGCAGTCGGGCAACTTCGCGGACCAGGGTGCGGCGCTCGCGGCCCTCGACGCGGCGGCCCGGGCGTACGAAGCAGCCAAGTCCGCAACGCCGTCCAGCAGCACCCCACCGCCCAGCAGCCAGCCGGGAGGGTGA
- a CDS encoding FAD-dependent monooxygenase, protein MDELTADVVVAGAGPTGLMLANELALAGVDVVVLERLAARTGLSKALNLQPRTAEVLDLRGLLARAEQRSFTTVPEGHFAMIPVSYAGWDTRHPYQVGIPQAQVEAALEERLAEQGVKVLRGQALSGFTQDAGGVTVTAGDVRVRAAYLVGCDGGRSAVRKALNLPFEGFEGRGHGVSADVVFRSAPAGAPTEWRSMRNLVRSAAAPGSFVGLIPLDEPNLYRLSYGDRLNRPADLRARVTDDEVRAVVRESFGEEVEIAEIRWASRFSDDARLAGRYRVDRVFLAGDAAHTHFPAGGQGLNLGVQDAMNLGWKLAAELTGRAPAGLLDTYEAERRPVAEAVLQNVAAQTALIPASPEQRAMRLLFQDLAAIPEVRRRLSGMVSGLDIRYASEEPGPAGARLPDFPLGDGHVSDLFHSGKFVLLTTTGSASPHPDVVVARVPALPWPDLTEVLVRPDGYVATATDSVDGWLA, encoded by the coding sequence ATGGACGAGCTGACCGCGGACGTGGTCGTCGCCGGAGCGGGCCCGACCGGGCTGATGCTGGCGAACGAACTGGCGCTGGCCGGAGTGGACGTCGTCGTGCTGGAGCGGCTGGCCGCGCGCACCGGGCTGTCGAAGGCGCTGAACCTGCAGCCGCGCACGGCGGAGGTGCTGGACCTGCGGGGCCTGCTCGCCCGAGCGGAGCAGCGGTCGTTCACGACCGTGCCCGAAGGCCACTTCGCGATGATCCCGGTGAGCTACGCGGGCTGGGACACGCGGCACCCGTACCAGGTGGGCATCCCGCAGGCCCAGGTCGAAGCGGCGCTGGAGGAGCGCCTGGCCGAGCAGGGCGTGAAGGTGCTCCGCGGGCAAGCGCTGAGCGGCTTCACGCAGGACGCCGGCGGCGTGACGGTCACGGCGGGCGACGTCCGGGTGCGCGCGGCGTACCTGGTGGGCTGCGACGGTGGCCGCAGCGCGGTGCGGAAGGCGCTGAACCTGCCGTTCGAAGGGTTCGAAGGGCGCGGTCACGGCGTCTCGGCGGACGTGGTGTTCCGTTCGGCTCCGGCGGGCGCGCCGACGGAGTGGCGGTCGATGCGGAACCTGGTGCGGTCGGCGGCGGCGCCGGGTTCGTTCGTCGGCCTGATCCCGCTGGACGAGCCGAACCTGTACCGGCTGAGCTACGGCGACCGGCTGAACCGCCCGGCGGACCTGCGGGCGCGGGTGACCGACGACGAGGTGCGCGCGGTGGTCCGCGAAAGTTTCGGCGAGGAGGTCGAAATCGCCGAAATCCGCTGGGCTTCCCGGTTTTCCGACGACGCCCGCCTGGCCGGCCGCTACCGCGTGGACCGGGTCTTCCTGGCCGGCGACGCGGCGCACACCCACTTCCCGGCCGGCGGCCAGGGCCTGAACCTCGGCGTCCAGGACGCGATGAACCTGGGCTGGAAGCTGGCGGCGGAGCTGACCGGCCGCGCTCCGGCGGGCCTGCTGGACACGTACGAAGCGGAACGCCGCCCGGTGGCGGAAGCGGTCCTGCAGAACGTCGCAGCCCAAACGGCCCTGATCCCGGCGAGCCCGGAACAGCGCGCGATGCGGCTCCTCTTCCAAGACCTGGCGGCGATCCCGGAGGTCCGCCGCCGGCTGTCCGGGATGGTGTCCGGCTTGGACATCCGGTACGCGTCGGAAGAACCCGGCCCGGCAGGCGCGCGCCTGCCGGACTTCCCGCTCGGCGACGGCCACGTGAGCGACTTGTTCCACAGTGGAAAGTTCGTCCTGCTGACCACGACCGGGTCCGCATCGCCCCACCCGGACGTCGTCGTGGCCCGAGTGCCCGCGCTGCCGTGGCCCGACCTGACCGAGGTGCTGGTCCGCCCGGACGGTTATGTCGCCACGGCAACGGATTCCGTGGACGGCTGGCTCGCCTGA
- a CDS encoding TetR/AcrR family transcriptional regulator C-terminal domain-containing protein — translation MALTRQDIARSGLKLLNEAGLNGLTLRLIAADLGVKAPALYWHMKNKQELLDEMATQMYRDSAEDRLPPESLGEWDAIAHSARALRRMMLSYRDGGKVFAGTYLGDTGLVPPSPLRRSIGAGLDERRAAQALFTVYSYVVGFTIEEQAVYPKPGELDERYRSEEAGDLLADVDSRFEDGLAMVLSGARLWLGVA, via the coding sequence ATGGCCCTGACCAGGCAGGACATCGCACGCTCGGGGCTGAAGCTGCTCAACGAGGCCGGCCTCAACGGGCTCACCCTCCGGCTGATCGCCGCCGATCTCGGGGTCAAGGCGCCGGCGCTCTACTGGCACATGAAGAACAAGCAGGAGCTGCTCGACGAGATGGCGACGCAGATGTACCGCGATTCGGCGGAGGACCGCCTGCCGCCGGAGTCGCTGGGGGAGTGGGACGCCATCGCGCACAGCGCGCGGGCCCTGCGGCGGATGATGCTGTCCTACCGCGACGGCGGGAAGGTGTTCGCCGGCACCTACCTCGGGGACACCGGCCTGGTCCCGCCGAGCCCGCTGCGCCGGAGCATCGGCGCCGGCCTGGACGAGCGCCGGGCCGCTCAGGCGCTGTTCACCGTGTACAGCTACGTCGTCGGGTTCACCATCGAAGAGCAGGCCGTCTACCCGAAGCCCGGTGAACTGGACGAGCGCTACCGCAGCGAGGAGGCCGGGGACCTGCTCGCCGACGTCGATTCGCGGTTCGAGGACGGGCTCGCCATGGTCCTGAGTGGAGCACGGCTGTGGCTCGGAGTGGCGTAA
- a CDS encoding PadR family transcriptional regulator has translation MSELNATAAALLGLLHDGPATGGQLVAGAGERFGAFFSVTRSQVYRELPALSKEGLVRLGKQGPRSSQQYLITAAGKKAFKAWLTSEAGPDHLRSPLILRLVHAGSLTAKQRQSLLESARASYGQQLDDAKAATKAADGPYEKAVAEFAQAQAKAALKLLDAIPAA, from the coding sequence GTGTCCGAATTGAATGCAACAGCCGCCGCCCTGCTCGGTCTGCTCCACGACGGTCCCGCCACCGGCGGGCAGCTCGTCGCGGGAGCTGGTGAGCGATTCGGCGCCTTCTTCAGCGTCACCCGCAGCCAGGTGTACCGGGAGCTCCCGGCGCTGTCCAAGGAAGGTCTCGTCCGGCTCGGCAAGCAGGGCCCGCGCTCCAGCCAGCAGTACCTGATCACCGCCGCCGGCAAGAAGGCCTTCAAGGCCTGGCTGACGTCCGAGGCCGGTCCCGACCACCTGCGCAGCCCGCTCATCCTGCGGCTCGTGCACGCGGGGTCGTTGACGGCGAAGCAGCGCCAGTCGCTGCTGGAGTCGGCCCGGGCCAGCTACGGCCAGCAGCTCGACGACGCGAAGGCGGCCACAAAGGCGGCCGACGGGCCGTACGAAAAGGCCGTCGCCGAGTTCGCCCAGGCCCAGGCCAAGGCCGCGCTGAAGCTGCTCGACGCCATCCCCGCGGCCTGA
- the prfB gene encoding peptide chain release factor 2 has protein sequence MSDEFDAALRDLTGKLTQIESVMDLDALRAQVADLEEQASSPTLWDDPEAAQKVTSQLSHRQGELRRVSDLRQRLDDLGVLYELAEAEGDAGSMGEAETELADLGKSIDGLEVRTLLSGEYDDRNAVVTIRSEAGGVDAADFAEMLLRMYLRWAERHGYPTDVYDISYAEEAGIKSATFKVSAPYVYGTLSVEQGTHRLVRISPFDNQSRRQTSFAHVEVLPEVEEVDHVDIPEKDIRVDVYRSSGPGGQSVNTTDSAVRITHIPTNIVVSCQNEKSQLQNKAAAMKVLQSRLLQRKKEEERKEMDALKDGGSSWGNQMRSYVLHPYQMVKDLRTEFEVGNPTAVLDGDIDGFLDAGIRWRKQTAAV, from the coding sequence GTGAGTGATGAGTTCGACGCGGCACTGAGGGACCTGACCGGCAAGCTGACGCAGATCGAGTCGGTGATGGACCTGGATGCGCTGCGTGCCCAGGTGGCCGACCTGGAGGAACAGGCCTCGAGCCCGACCCTCTGGGACGACCCGGAGGCGGCGCAGAAGGTCACCAGCCAGCTGTCCCACCGGCAGGGCGAGCTGCGCCGGGTCAGTGACCTGCGCCAGCGGCTCGACGACCTCGGCGTGCTGTACGAGCTCGCCGAGGCCGAAGGCGACGCCGGCAGCATGGGCGAGGCCGAGACCGAGCTCGCCGACCTCGGCAAGTCCATCGACGGCCTCGAGGTCCGCACGCTGCTCTCGGGGGAGTACGACGACCGCAACGCCGTCGTCACCATCCGTTCCGAGGCCGGCGGCGTCGACGCGGCCGACTTCGCCGAGATGCTGCTCCGCATGTACCTGCGCTGGGCGGAGCGCCACGGCTACCCGACCGACGTCTACGACATCTCCTACGCCGAAGAGGCGGGCATCAAGTCGGCGACGTTCAAGGTCAGCGCCCCCTACGTCTACGGCACCCTCTCCGTCGAGCAGGGCACCCACCGGCTCGTCCGGATCTCGCCGTTCGACAACCAGAGCCGCCGCCAGACGTCGTTCGCGCACGTCGAGGTGCTGCCCGAGGTCGAAGAGGTCGACCACGTCGACATCCCGGAGAAGGACATCCGGGTCGACGTCTACCGCTCGTCCGGCCCCGGCGGCCAGAGCGTGAACACGACCGACTCCGCGGTGCGCATCACGCACATCCCGACGAACATCGTCGTCTCCTGCCAGAACGAGAAGTCGCAGCTGCAGAACAAGGCCGCCGCGATGAAGGTCCTCCAGTCGCGGTTGCTGCAGCGCAAGAAGGAAGAAGAGCGCAAGGAGATGGACGCGCTCAAGGACGGCGGCTCCAGCTGGGGCAACCAGATGCGCTCCTACGTCCTGCACCCGTACCAGATGGTCAAGGACCTGCGGACCGAGTTCGAGGTCGGCAACCCGACCGCGGTGCTCGACGGCGACATCGACGGCTTCCTCGACGCCGGCATCCGCTGGCGCAAGCAGACCGCAGCCGTCTGA
- the ftsE gene encoding cell division ATP-binding protein FtsE, producing the protein MIRLEEVSKVYKTSTRPALERVSVDIEKGEFVFLIGPSGSGKSTFLRLLLREETPSKGRVMVSNFDVAKLARRRVPRLRQTIGCVFQDFRLLANKTVAENVAFALEVIGKPGPTIKKVVPEVLELVGLDGKADRLPNELSGGEQQRVAIARAFVNRPLVLLADEPTGNLDPDTSQDIMLLLERINRTGTTVLMATHDHSIVDSMRRRVVELQLGRVIRDDARGVYGIGR; encoded by the coding sequence GTGATCCGGCTCGAAGAGGTTTCCAAGGTCTACAAGACCTCGACGCGGCCCGCGCTCGAGCGGGTGTCCGTCGACATCGAAAAGGGTGAGTTCGTCTTCCTCATCGGTCCCTCGGGATCGGGGAAGTCGACCTTCCTCCGGCTGCTGCTGCGCGAAGAGACGCCGAGCAAGGGCCGCGTGATGGTGTCCAACTTCGACGTCGCCAAGCTGGCCCGCCGCCGGGTCCCCCGCCTGCGGCAGACCATCGGCTGCGTGTTCCAGGACTTCCGTCTGCTGGCCAACAAGACCGTCGCGGAGAACGTCGCGTTCGCCCTCGAGGTCATCGGCAAGCCCGGCCCGACCATCAAGAAGGTCGTCCCCGAGGTGCTCGAGCTCGTCGGGCTCGACGGCAAGGCCGACCGGCTGCCCAACGAGCTCTCCGGTGGTGAGCAGCAGCGCGTCGCGATCGCGCGCGCGTTCGTGAACCGGCCGCTGGTGCTGCTCGCCGACGAGCCGACCGGGAACCTGGACCCCGACACCAGCCAGGACATCATGCTGCTGCTGGAGCGGATCAACCGCACCGGCACCACCGTCCTGATGGCGACCCACGATCACTCCATCGTGGACTCCATGCGGCGCCGAGTCGTCGAGCTGCAGCTCGGCCGGGTGATCCGCGACGACGCCCGAGGCGTCTACGGCATCGGTCGCTGA
- the ftsX gene encoding permease-like cell division protein FtsX: MRASFVFSEVVTGLRRNVTMTIAMILTTAVSLAMLGGGLLAVRTIDKMKSNFLADVEVSVYLTDDISATDKNCTQALCQSLRSDLQSNNGVESVVFENRDQAYDRFKKIFESQPELIALTGPESLPASLHVKLKDPDRSDSIVSEYATKPGVRKVDDQKKFLDRVFNAFNGVRNMAFGAALIMAIAALLLIANTIQVSAFTRRTEVGIMRLVGATRWYTQLPFLLEAVVAGAVGAVLGIIMLIITKAGFLDSVFTGDVFPKITMLELLFPVAPILLAVSVVISAITGYVTLRLYVRH, from the coding sequence ATGCGCGCCAGTTTCGTCTTCAGTGAGGTAGTCACCGGCCTGCGCCGGAACGTCACGATGACCATCGCGATGATCCTGACCACGGCCGTGTCGCTCGCCATGCTCGGCGGCGGCCTGCTGGCCGTGCGCACGATCGACAAGATGAAGTCCAACTTCCTCGCCGACGTCGAGGTTTCCGTCTACCTCACCGACGACATCAGCGCGACGGACAAGAACTGCACCCAGGCGCTGTGCCAGTCGCTGCGTTCGGACCTGCAGAGCAACAACGGCGTCGAGTCGGTCGTGTTCGAGAACCGCGACCAGGCCTACGACCGGTTCAAGAAGATCTTCGAGAGCCAGCCGGAGCTGATCGCGCTCACCGGCCCCGAGTCGCTGCCCGCGTCGCTGCACGTGAAGCTGAAGGACCCGGACCGCAGCGACTCGATCGTCTCGGAGTACGCCACCAAGCCGGGCGTGCGGAAGGTCGACGACCAGAAGAAGTTCCTCGACCGCGTGTTCAACGCCTTCAACGGCGTCCGGAACATGGCGTTCGGCGCCGCGCTCATCATGGCCATCGCGGCACTGCTGCTGATCGCCAACACGATCCAGGTGTCGGCGTTCACCCGGCGCACCGAGGTCGGCATCATGCGGCTGGTCGGCGCGACGCGGTGGTACACGCAGCTGCCGTTCCTCCTGGAGGCGGTGGTCGCCGGCGCGGTCGGTGCGGTCCTCGGGATCATCATGCTGATCATCACGAAGGCCGGTTTCCTCGATTCGGTGTTCACCGGGGACGTGTTCCCGAAGATCACGATGCTGGAGCTGCTGTTCCCGGTCGCGCCGATCCTGCTGGCGGTGTCCGTGGTGATCTCCGCCATCACCGGTTACGTCACGCTGCGCCTGTACGTCCGGCACTAG
- the smpB gene encoding SsrA-binding protein SmpB: MPKERGQKVIVSNRKARHDYSILDTYECGLVLVGTEVKSLREGKASLADAFATVDDGEVWLRNVHIPEYTQGTWTNHTPRRTRKLLLHRREIEKLIGKTKESGLSLVPLSMYFKDGKVKVEIALAQGKKAYDKRQTLAKRDAERDIRKAMGRALKGRFTE, encoded by the coding sequence ATGCCCAAGGAACGTGGCCAGAAGGTGATCGTGTCGAACCGCAAGGCGCGGCACGATTACTCCATCCTCGACACCTACGAGTGCGGTCTCGTGCTCGTCGGCACCGAGGTGAAGAGCCTGCGCGAGGGCAAGGCGTCCCTGGCGGACGCGTTCGCGACGGTCGACGACGGCGAAGTGTGGCTGCGGAACGTGCACATCCCGGAGTACACGCAGGGCACGTGGACCAACCACACGCCCCGGCGGACCCGGAAGCTGCTGCTGCACCGGCGCGAGATCGAGAAGCTCATCGGCAAGACCAAGGAGAGCGGGCTCTCCCTGGTCCCGCTGTCGATGTACTTCAAGGACGGCAAGGTCAAGGTCGAGATCGCGCTGGCCCAGGGCAAGAAGGCCTACGACAAGCGGCAGACGCTCGCCAAGCGCGACGCGGAGCGCGACATCAGGAAGGCCATGGGCCGCGCCCTGAAGGGCCGGTTCACGGAGTGA
- a CDS encoding amidohydrolase family protein — translation MTAGPASDADVARWTASLGLPGLVDLHVHFLPKPVMDKVWAYFDQASTHYGTEWPVHYRTSEEERLATLRSLGVTRFAPLVYPHKPGMAEWLTSWALEFAARVPDAVPTGTFYPEPGAGSAVDGALRAGARVFKAHVQVGAYDPRDDLLKPVWGALSDAGVPVVVHCGHGPLRGDFTGLSVFEEVLARHPRLTAVLAHAAMPEFGTAFELLAKYPRVHLDTTMVGVPFAEAMSPLPPDWTARLAEYAGRVVLGTDFPNIPYSYATQLRAIAGWAADDRLGEPFLRAVLHDTPLRLLNA, via the coding sequence GTGACGGCGGGCCCGGCTTCCGACGCTGACGTCGCTCGGTGGACGGCGTCGCTCGGCCTGCCGGGCCTGGTCGACCTGCACGTCCACTTCCTGCCGAAACCGGTGATGGACAAGGTCTGGGCGTACTTCGACCAGGCTTCGACGCACTACGGCACCGAGTGGCCGGTGCACTACCGGACGTCCGAAGAGGAGCGTCTGGCGACGCTGCGGTCGCTCGGGGTGACGCGGTTCGCGCCGCTGGTGTACCCGCACAAGCCGGGGATGGCGGAGTGGCTGACCTCGTGGGCGCTCGAGTTCGCGGCGCGGGTGCCGGACGCCGTGCCGACCGGGACGTTCTACCCCGAGCCCGGCGCCGGGTCCGCTGTGGACGGTGCGCTGCGCGCCGGCGCCCGGGTGTTCAAGGCGCACGTGCAGGTGGGCGCGTACGACCCGCGTGACGACCTGCTGAAGCCGGTGTGGGGCGCGCTGTCCGACGCCGGCGTCCCCGTCGTCGTCCACTGTGGACACGGACCGTTGCGGGGCGACTTCACCGGGTTGTCGGTCTTCGAAGAGGTCCTCGCCCGGCACCCCCGGCTGACGGCCGTGCTCGCGCACGCGGCGATGCCCGAGTTCGGGACGGCCTTCGAGCTGCTGGCGAAGTACCCGCGGGTGCACCTGGACACGACGATGGTGGGCGTGCCGTTCGCCGAGGCGATGTCGCCGCTGCCGCCGGACTGGACGGCGCGGCTGGCGGAGTACGCCGGCCGCGTCGTGCTCGGCACGGACTTCCCGAACATCCCGTACTCCTACGCGACGCAGCTGCGGGCGATCGCCGGCTGGGCGGCCGACGATCGCCTGGGCGAGCCGTTCCTGCGGGCGGTCCTGCACGACACCCCGCTGCGGCTGCTCAACGCTTGA